From one Acidobacteriota bacterium genomic stretch:
- a CDS encoding thioredoxin domain-containing protein, which produces MHDRPMKLVAGLSLTLFLLSLCAESSHATPANQDPKAAVARIDGTVITDADLAAEVKGPLAAAEARFAEEVWGMKRRALDALVEQRLLDARAKKEGLTTDALVAREITSKVGDPDEAQLQSVYDQTKASGRQLPPFPEVKAEIARYLRGEQTQQVRQAYVARLKAEAKVQITFPPYLPNRVDVKAEGPSKGSPDAPVTIVEFSDYECSYCAGAEATVKRVLEAYPGKVRLVYRDLPLSIHSNAPKAAEAAHCAGEQQRYWDMHDVLFANQQALKVDDLKAHAKKLGLDAPKFDACLDSGRMAAKVDADRKAGEALGLNGTPTFFIDGRPYVGSRPFETFQEVIDHTLSNKR; this is translated from the coding sequence ATGCATGACCGACCGATGAAGCTCGTGGCCGGACTCTCCCTGACTCTCTTCCTTCTTTCCCTCTGCGCGGAGTCGTCGCATGCGACTCCCGCCAACCAGGACCCGAAAGCTGCCGTGGCCCGCATCGACGGCACGGTCATCACGGACGCCGACCTCGCGGCCGAGGTCAAGGGCCCGCTGGCGGCCGCGGAAGCGCGGTTCGCGGAAGAGGTCTGGGGAATGAAGCGGCGGGCGCTCGACGCGCTCGTCGAGCAGCGCCTCCTCGACGCGAGGGCGAAGAAGGAAGGCCTCACGACGGACGCCCTCGTCGCACGCGAGATCACGAGCAAGGTCGGAGACCCCGACGAGGCCCAGCTGCAATCGGTCTACGACCAGACGAAGGCCTCCGGCCGGCAGCTGCCGCCGTTCCCCGAGGTCAAGGCCGAGATCGCCCGATACCTCAGAGGCGAGCAGACGCAGCAGGTCCGGCAGGCGTACGTGGCCCGCCTGAAGGCCGAGGCGAAGGTCCAGATCACGTTCCCGCCGTACCTCCCGAACCGCGTGGACGTCAAGGCCGAGGGCCCGTCGAAGGGGAGCCCGGATGCCCCGGTCACGATCGTCGAGTTCTCGGACTACGAGTGCTCGTACTGCGCCGGCGCAGAGGCCACGGTGAAGCGCGTCCTCGAGGCGTACCCGGGCAAGGTTCGCCTCGTGTACCGGGACCTTCCGCTCTCCATCCATTCGAACGCGCCGAAGGCCGCCGAGGCGGCCCACTGCGCGGGCGAGCAGCAGCGCTATTGGGACATGCACGACGTCCTGTTTGCGAACCAGCAGGCACTGAAGGTCGACGACCTGAAGGCCCACGCCAAGAAGCTCGGCCTCGACGCCCCGAAGTTCGACGCGTGCCTCGACTCCGGCCGGATGGCGGCCAAGGTGGACGCGGACCGCAAGGCCGGCGAGGCCCTCGGCCTGAACGGCACGCCGACGTTCTTCATCGACGGCCGTCCCTACGTCGGGTCGAGACCGTTCGAGACGTTCCAGGAAGTCATCGACCACACGCTCTCGAACAAGCGCTGA
- a CDS encoding cytochrome c biogenesis protein ResB yields MKKLLSNLASLKLTVVLVLLIGVVLSAGTILESMRGTEAAKAVYEASWLYALLMLFAVNVVCALVDRWPTNRWRIGFAITHLSMLLILAGALVTLVAKTEGQMPIWEGEQSNSILREKAGQQVPPITLPFAIRLDAFELDTYPGTGMPMQYRSRVRIVAGSAQTPGIIEMNKPLSYGGYSFFQSSYRIEEGRRATILSVSRDPGQPIVFVGYYLLVAGMIVVFATRLIQFRMAAATRAPVPLTIGLLAAAFALAAPARALEVPDAATVEKLRVLPVQHDGRTMPFDTQAREAIRKVTGMSSWPGVDHVAMAAGWAFDAQGWQSAPIVKVGGAALAQAAGLPPGTRYASFAQLLASQAFRQASAAAHEAEHEHEGRKPSNLDKDVLKLEGRLETLYGYFQGDAIHPFPSPDAKGAWRSAKGLRSAPELASVPDRVRASGAPSHYPDAKAIAREITYNKVRPGRIAWLLLLPAAIAAGLSVGDRRVRLRPIAAALLVAGFAAMTWGIALRWQIAGRVPASNMYESMLFLGWGVGLFGVVAVLLRQRLLLSNAAGMGALAMLLVDLLPMDPFIHPMMPVLSGTPWLAIHVPIIVVSYSVLAMATGLAHLVVGVEIFAPKRRDLSARWSELLYWYIHVGSILLIAGILTGSIWAASSWGRYWGWDPKEVWSLVAFLAYMAILHARFDEQIREFGVAVCSIAAFWTILMTYLGVNFVLASGLHSYGFGSSSLLQSMALVAAVEIAFLAWGWRARRGQEHGRRPHAPGREDLSIDSHAAR; encoded by the coding sequence ATGAAGAAGCTCCTCTCGAACCTCGCCTCGCTCAAGCTGACCGTCGTCCTCGTGCTCCTGATCGGCGTCGTCCTGTCGGCCGGCACGATCCTGGAGTCCATGCGCGGAACCGAGGCCGCAAAGGCCGTCTACGAGGCCTCGTGGCTCTACGCGCTGCTCATGCTCTTTGCGGTCAACGTCGTCTGCGCGCTCGTCGACCGCTGGCCGACGAACCGCTGGCGGATCGGGTTCGCGATCACGCACCTCTCGATGCTCCTCATCCTCGCCGGCGCCCTCGTGACGCTCGTCGCGAAGACCGAGGGCCAGATGCCGATCTGGGAGGGCGAGCAGTCGAACTCGATCCTGCGCGAAAAGGCCGGGCAGCAGGTCCCGCCGATCACGCTCCCCTTCGCGATCCGCCTCGACGCGTTCGAGCTGGACACGTACCCGGGCACGGGCATGCCCATGCAGTACCGCAGCCGCGTGCGCATCGTCGCCGGCTCGGCGCAAACCCCCGGAATCATCGAGATGAACAAGCCGCTCTCGTACGGCGGCTACAGCTTCTTCCAGAGCAGCTACCGCATCGAGGAGGGGCGCCGCGCGACCATCCTCTCCGTCTCGCGCGACCCGGGGCAGCCGATCGTCTTCGTCGGCTATTACCTCCTCGTCGCGGGCATGATCGTCGTCTTCGCGACACGCCTCATCCAGTTCCGGATGGCCGCGGCGACGCGCGCTCCCGTCCCGCTCACGATCGGCCTCCTCGCGGCCGCGTTCGCGCTCGCCGCGCCCGCGCGCGCCCTCGAGGTGCCCGACGCCGCAACCGTCGAAAAGCTGCGCGTCCTGCCGGTCCAGCACGACGGCCGGACGATGCCGTTCGACACGCAGGCGCGCGAAGCGATCCGCAAGGTCACCGGGATGTCCTCCTGGCCTGGCGTCGACCACGTCGCAATGGCCGCGGGCTGGGCGTTCGACGCGCAGGGCTGGCAGAGCGCGCCGATCGTGAAGGTCGGTGGCGCCGCGTTGGCTCAGGCCGCCGGCCTTCCCCCCGGCACGCGCTACGCGAGCTTCGCGCAGCTCCTCGCCTCGCAGGCGTTCCGCCAGGCGAGCGCCGCCGCGCACGAGGCCGAGCACGAGCACGAGGGCAGGAAGCCCTCGAACCTCGACAAGGACGTTCTGAAGCTGGAAGGGCGCCTGGAAACCCTCTATGGGTACTTCCAGGGCGACGCGATCCACCCGTTCCCGTCCCCGGACGCGAAGGGCGCGTGGCGGTCCGCGAAGGGCCTGCGGTCGGCCCCCGAGCTCGCGTCGGTCCCCGACCGCGTGCGCGCCTCCGGCGCCCCGTCCCACTACCCAGACGCGAAGGCGATCGCGCGCGAGATCACGTACAACAAAGTGCGGCCGGGCCGCATCGCGTGGCTCCTGCTGCTGCCCGCCGCGATCGCCGCGGGGCTCTCCGTCGGCGACCGCCGCGTCCGCCTGCGACCGATCGCCGCCGCCCTCCTCGTCGCGGGCTTCGCCGCGATGACGTGGGGGATCGCGCTGCGCTGGCAGATCGCCGGCCGCGTTCCGGCCTCGAACATGTACGAGTCGATGCTCTTTCTCGGCTGGGGCGTCGGCCTGTTCGGCGTCGTCGCCGTCCTGCTGAGGCAGCGGCTGCTCCTCTCGAACGCCGCCGGCATGGGCGCGCTCGCGATGCTGCTCGTCGACCTCCTGCCGATGGACCCCTTCATCCATCCGATGATGCCGGTCCTCTCCGGCACGCCGTGGCTCGCGATCCACGTCCCGATCATCGTCGTGAGCTACTCGGTCCTCGCGATGGCGACCGGGCTCGCGCATCTCGTCGTCGGCGTCGAGATCTTCGCGCCGAAGCGGCGCGACCTTTCGGCGCGCTGGAGCGAGCTCCTCTACTGGTACATCCACGTCGGCTCGATCCTGCTCATCGCCGGCATCCTGACCGGCTCGATCTGGGCCGCCTCGTCGTGGGGCCGTTACTGGGGCTGGGACCCGAAGGAAGTCTGGTCGCTCGTCGCGTTCCTCGCGTACATGGCGATCCTGCACGCGCGCTTCGACGAGCAGATCCGCGAATTCGGCGTCGCCGTCTGCTCGATCGCGGCCTTCTGGACGATCCTCATGACGTACCTCGGCGTGAACTTCGTCCTCGCCTCGGGCCTCCACTCCTACGGCTTCGGCAGCTCCAGCCTGCTGCAGTCGATGGCCCTCGTCGCGGCCGTGGAGATCGCGTTCCTCGCCTGGGGATGGCGGGCGCGAAGGGGGCAAGAGCACGGGCGGAGGCCTCACGCTCCCGGCCGCGAGGACTTGAGCATCGACTCCCACGCCGCTCGCTGA
- a CDS encoding 2-oxoisovalerate dehydrogenase, whose translation MTEPGVLSAPVALPAAAALAAVAPTRDELRRWYALMHLARILDDKAPNYLKQGLGWSYHAPSAGHDGIQVALGVTFRPNVDYLFPYYRDLTTCVAAGLSADEILLNGMSKRADVASGGRHMSNHFAKPAIHVQNVSSCVSNHAQHATGLGRAIKTYGADSVVYCSQGESSTSEGYFYEAVNGASREKLPVVFVVQDNGYGISVPKSDQTANLYASDNFAGFLNVKIVHCDGKDLFDSLRAMREAVAYVKSGAGCALVHADCVRINSHSNSDRHELYRTPEELAAAKALDPLPRLRRTLVEGGAFTEDEIAEIEASNVRLYDDAADRCRKAPDPDPASIFDFVSPEPWVPAGDGLASVARTPEAVDGAAAPELTLIQSLNLTLKEMFRENPDTYIWGQDVAYKEKGGIFNVTKGMQQEFGAKRVFNGPIAEDFILGTADGFSRFSDKIRVVVEGAEFADYFWPAAEQMVEMSHEYWRTNGQFVPNVTVRIASGGYIGGGLYHSQNIEGWLTTLPGIRVVVPAFADDAAGLLRTAIRSRGITVYLEPKYLYNAREARTHVPVDFAVPFGKARLRRTGKDLTIVAFGTPVHFALDAAAALAKEGKEVEVLDLRSLVPLDFEAIAASVRKTSRVLVVHEDKVHGGFGGEIAARIASELFEHLDAPVDRVGSTFTPVGFNRILERAILPDTARVLAAARKTLAY comes from the coding sequence ATGACTGAACCCGGTGTCCTCTCCGCGCCCGTGGCGTTGCCCGCCGCCGCCGCTCTCGCGGCCGTGGCGCCGACGCGCGACGAGCTCAGGAGGTGGTATGCGCTCATGCATCTCGCGCGCATCCTCGACGACAAGGCTCCGAACTACCTGAAGCAGGGCCTCGGCTGGTCGTATCACGCGCCCTCCGCCGGCCACGACGGCATCCAGGTCGCGCTCGGCGTCACCTTCCGCCCGAATGTCGACTATCTCTTTCCCTATTACCGCGACCTCACGACGTGCGTCGCGGCCGGGCTCAGCGCGGACGAGATCCTCCTGAACGGCATGTCCAAGCGCGCGGACGTCGCCTCCGGCGGGCGCCACATGTCGAACCACTTCGCGAAGCCCGCGATCCACGTCCAGAACGTCTCGTCCTGCGTCTCGAACCACGCTCAGCACGCGACCGGGCTCGGAAGGGCGATCAAGACGTATGGCGCCGACTCGGTCGTCTACTGCTCGCAGGGCGAGTCCTCGACGTCCGAGGGCTACTTCTACGAGGCCGTCAACGGGGCCTCGCGCGAGAAGCTGCCCGTCGTCTTCGTCGTGCAGGACAACGGCTACGGGATCTCCGTCCCGAAGAGCGACCAGACGGCGAACCTGTACGCGTCCGACAACTTCGCGGGCTTTCTGAACGTGAAGATCGTCCACTGCGACGGCAAGGATCTCTTCGACTCACTGCGCGCGATGCGCGAGGCCGTGGCCTACGTGAAGTCCGGCGCTGGCTGCGCGCTCGTCCACGCCGATTGCGTGCGCATCAACTCGCACTCGAACTCCGACCGCCACGAGCTCTACCGCACGCCCGAGGAGCTGGCCGCCGCGAAGGCTCTCGACCCGCTGCCGCGCCTCCGCCGGACGCTCGTCGAAGGCGGCGCGTTCACCGAGGACGAGATCGCCGAGATCGAGGCCTCCAACGTCCGCCTCTACGACGACGCCGCCGACCGCTGCCGCAAGGCGCCGGACCCTGACCCCGCGTCCATCTTCGATTTCGTCTCACCCGAGCCGTGGGTCCCCGCGGGCGACGGTCTCGCGTCCGTGGCCCGCACGCCGGAGGCGGTGGACGGCGCCGCGGCGCCCGAGCTCACGCTCATCCAGTCGCTGAACCTCACCCTCAAGGAGATGTTCCGCGAGAACCCGGACACGTACATCTGGGGGCAGGACGTCGCGTACAAGGAAAAGGGCGGCATCTTCAACGTCACGAAGGGCATGCAGCAGGAGTTCGGGGCGAAGAGGGTCTTCAACGGCCCGATCGCCGAGGACTTCATCCTCGGGACGGCCGACGGCTTCTCGCGCTTCTCCGACAAGATCCGCGTCGTCGTCGAGGGCGCCGAGTTCGCGGACTACTTCTGGCCCGCGGCCGAGCAGATGGTCGAGATGTCGCACGAGTACTGGCGCACGAACGGCCAGTTCGTCCCGAACGTCACCGTGCGCATCGCGTCGGGCGGGTACATCGGCGGCGGCCTCTACCACTCGCAGAACATCGAAGGCTGGCTCACGACGCTTCCCGGAATCCGCGTCGTCGTCCCCGCCTTTGCGGACGACGCGGCGGGACTCCTCCGCACCGCGATCCGCTCGCGCGGGATCACGGTCTACCTCGAGCCGAAGTACCTCTACAACGCGCGCGAGGCGCGGACGCACGTACCTGTCGACTTCGCCGTGCCGTTCGGCAAGGCGCGCCTCCGCCGCACGGGGAAGGACCTCACGATCGTCGCGTTCGGGACGCCCGTCCACTTCGCGCTCGACGCGGCCGCCGCGCTCGCGAAGGAGGGCAAGGAGGTCGAGGTCCTCGACCTGCGCTCGCTCGTCCCGCTCGACTTCGAGGCGATCGCCGCGAGCGTGCGGAAGACGTCGCGCGTCCTCGTCGTCCACGAGGACAAGGTCCACGGCGGCTTCGGCGGCGAGATCGCCGCGCGCATCGCGTCCGAGCTCTTCGAGCACCTCGACGCGCCCGTCGACCGCGTGGGCTCCACGTTCACGCCCGTCGGCTTCAACCGCATCCTCGAGCGCGCGATCCTGCCCGACACCGCGCGCGTGCTGGCGGCTGCCCGCAAGACGCTCGCGTACTGA